One segment of Cyprinus carpio isolate SPL01 chromosome B20, ASM1834038v1, whole genome shotgun sequence DNA contains the following:
- the nkx2.2b gene encoding NK2 homeobox 2b: MSLKDSKSGFSVRDILDLPDTNDEGSVTEDTEDEADEGFSGTQQRAPSGDALWLGSPCGHKYPSLPSASPEGLTPELSTDESVDRDRESSEDSGKKRKRRILFSKTQTFELERRFRQQRYLSAPEREHLAKSLQLTPTQVKIWFQNHRYKVKRARAEKGMDPYLLSPRRVSIPVLVRDGRPCHVLSPQDITATVPAAAFNMKQFPQIQHSHNICSSVMTHLTSVSHLGHMQPWCW; this comes from the exons ATGTCCCTAAAGGATTCAAAGTCAGGATTCTCTGTCCGCGATATTTTAGACCTCCCGGACACGAACGATGAAGGATCGGTGACTGAAGACACTGAGGATGAGGCGGATGAAGGGTTTTCTGGAACTCAGCAGCGCGCGCCCTCCGGAGATGCGCTTTGGCTCGGATCTCCATGTGGCCACAAATATCCAT catTGCCATCCGCATCTCCAGAGGGTTTAACTCCAGAACTGTCCACGGATGAGTCTGTTGATCGGGACAGAGAGAGTTCAGAGGACTCGGGGAAAAAGCGCAAAAGGAGGATCCTGTTTTCAAAGACTCAAACGTTTGAACTGGAGAGACGCTTCCGGCAACAGAGATACTTATCCGCGCCTGAGAGAGAACATCTAGCTAAGAGCTTACAATTGACTCCAACGCAAGTGAAGATTTGGTTCCAGAACCATCGGTACAAAGTGAAACGAGCCCGAGCTGAGAAAGGAATGGACCCGTATCTGCTGTCGCCGCGCCGGGTTTCTATTCCCGTTCTGGTGAGGGACGGAAGACCGTGCCATGTTCTCAGTCCTCAGGACATCACTGCTACTGTTCCAGCAGCGGCCTTTAATATGAAGCAGTTCCCTCAAATTCAACACAGTCACAACATCTGCTCCAGCGTCATGACACATCTGACATCTGTCAGTCATCTGGGccacatgcagccttggtgctgGTGA